One part of the Paramormyrops kingsleyae isolate MSU_618 chromosome 2, PKINGS_0.4, whole genome shotgun sequence genome encodes these proteins:
- the LOC111833405 gene encoding P2Y purinoceptor 4, translating to MSGEIKPYVIRTLYEITFKMNSCSVEPLNTVAVNLSHLESCSPEPQHLTITVLLCLVFLVGFVLNSFSLWVFCYRISHWTSSNVLQFHLALSDAIITPAAPLMATYFIKSNHWTFGSFLCKAKIALLTMHLYGSILFLMLISVHRYIVVVQYKKTSPMKQVKFVHKLCGGIWLLLLASGTAIFGLFNTSNVGNQTLCLSIHQNEYMQVYFTVNLFILILGFLVPFAVTVVCYILLASSVSRINTTTKKGRAIKSKSHKTVAICLAIFGFCFMPIALVRTIAVVVKMFFPNECKLLVKLETAYYICWIFAGANCCVDPLLYCFVSRDFNKCLRTSLKTGDDSRLALKSSHLL from the exons ATGTCTGGGGAGATAAAACCGTAT GTGATCAGGACTCTGTATGAAATAACTTTCAAGATGAACAGCTGttctgtggagcccctgaacACTGTTGCTGTCAACCTCAGCCACCTAGAATCCTGCAGTCCGGAACCTCAGCACCTCACCATCACTGTATTGCTCTGCCTGGTCTTTCTAGTGGGCTTTGTACTGAACAGCTTCAGTTTATGGGTCTTCTGCTATCGTATTTCTCACTGGACTTCTAGTAACGTCTTGCAGTTCCACCTGGCACTGAGTGATGCTATTATCACCCCAGCAGCTCCTTTGATGGCAACCTACTTCATCAAAAGCAATCACTGGACTTTTGGCAGCTTCCTCTGTAAGGCGAAGATCGCCCTGCTTACCATGCATTTGTATGGCAGCATTCTGTTCCTCATGCTCATTAGCGTCCATCGCTATATAGTTGTGGTCCAATACAAGAAAACGTCACCTATGAAACAAGTGAAATTCGTTCACAAACTTTGTGGTGGAATCTGGTTGTTATTACTGGCTAGTGGGACAGCCATCTTTGGTTTGTTTAACACCAGTAACGTTGGCAACCAAACTCTTTGCCTTAGCATTCACCAAAATGAATACATGCAAGTCTACTTCACGGTGAACCTATTCATCCTTATCCTGGGGTTTCTTGTGCCATTCGCGGTGACTGTGGTGTGTTACATCCTTTTGGCTAGCTCTGTGTCTCGCATCAACACTACCACGAAGAAAGGACGAGCCATCAAATCCAAATCACACAAGACGGTGGCCATCTGCCTGGCCATTTTTGGCTTCTGCTTCATGCCGATTGCCCTGGTTCGCACCATAGCTGTTGTGGTCAAGATGTTCTTTCCGAATGAGTGCAAACTACTCGTGAAGTTGGAGACAGCTTATTACATCTGTTGGATTTTTGCTGGTGCCAACTGCTGCGTGGATCCTCTGCTCTACTGCTTCGTTTCACGGGATTTCAACAAGTGTCTTCGCACATCCTTGAAAACTGGAG